In Bacteroides cellulosilyticus, the genomic stretch TGTTGTAGATGGGACAGGGGAGAATCGTCCCTGGATGGGAGAAGATGGAAGCGGTGCGTCGTTCCGTTCACAAGAAGAATTATATAAATATTATCTTGCAGTAAATGAATTATAGTTTATCTGCATAATTTTAATAAATAGATATGCCAACTACTCATACTTGCTATGCCGCCATTGATATCGGCTCTAATGCCGTGCGGCTTTTAATTAAGAAAGTAAAAGAAGACGAGACTGTATTGAACAAGCGTCTCTCAAAAGTTTTGTTGCTTCGTGTGCCATTACGGCTTGGTTTCGATGTGTTTTCTTTAGGCGAAGTGTCCGAAACGAAGGCTGTAAAGCTACGCCGGTTAATGAAAGCTTTCCGCCAACTGATGAAGATTTATGATGTGACGGATTACCGTGCTTGCGCCACTTCGGCCATGCGGGATGCCCGTAATGGGAAATCCATTATCAAGAAGATATTGAAAGATACCGGTATCTCTATTGAAGTCATTGACGGTCAGGAAGAAGCTAGAATGATCTACAACAACCATATCGAGTGTATGGCCGACCGTACAGGTAATTATATTTATGTAGATGTCGGTGGTGGCAGTACTGAGATCAATCTGCTAGTTGACGGAGAACTGCAACATTCCCTATCTTACAACATTGGTACGGTACGTATGCTTAGTGGCGCGGTCCGCGAGGAGGTGTGGGGACAAATGCATGATGATCTGGAGCGATTGACTGAAGGTTTGGGAGAGGTGAATATCATCGGTTCCGGTGGCAATATCAATAAGCTCTATCGATTGGCGGAGAAGAAAGATAAGAAGAAGCTGCGTTTACCCGTCACTTCGCTGCAAACTCTGTATGATAAACTGGTGCCTTTGACACCTGAACAGCGTATGGATACATTTAGTTTGAAAGCTGACCGTGCAGATGTTATAGTTCCTGCTGCCGAAATCTTTCTGACTATTGCCAAGGTGGTACATTCCGAATATATACATGTTCCGGTGATTGGATTGGCGGATGGTATTATAGATAGTTTGTATGAAAATAAAGAAGGGGAAAATTAACTTCCCCCTCTCTTTTCTTTTGCTTTTGCTGCCGCCTGGGTAGCAGTGGTTTCAGTTTCTTCGGTTTGTTCTTCGGTGTTCTTTTCCGCTTCCTTTTGTTCCATTTCCCGTCTCAGTCTTTTCAACCTCCATTTATTCCAGAACATAAGCTCTTTCCATCGGTTGAAGTCCTTCTTGAAAATGATACCGATGCCTTGCGTTGTCAGATTGGTCCTTGTGTAATAGCGGTCGTTCGTCTCATTATACGCTTTCAGTCGGATATCTCCGCTACGGTTCACAAGCCATTCTGCTTCAAAGTCACCTACAAAGTTTGTATTTGCCATCGGATTGTCGCGGTATCCGAAGTTACCATTGATAAGCAGACGATTGTTCAGTAATTGCCCCGATAGCATTCCTTCGAATTCCATATCCGTCCAGCCTTTTTCTCCAGTGCTGAGGTTGGTACCTATATTCCAGTTGTTACTATTAATAATGTTGGAAAGTGCATTATTTAGTTGTCCCGAAAGGGTGGATGAAAGCACAGAAGTCATCATATTCGAGTTTTGTGTGGCATCTACATTCTCGGGTGTATAGAATTTGCCGATACCTAACAGATAGAGAATCTGCATATTCATTTGTTCGTCCGTTGAAATGTAGTTACGGATAAGGGCTTGCACTTCATCCCGTTCATTAGGCACTTCCAGACTTAATTTGATGTCAGGAGAAGTTAGTTGTCCCGTCAGGTTCATGATACAGTTTACACGGATACTCGTTGGAATTCCGTAGTTGCTTACATTCGGTACCAAGTCATTCAAGGATGCGGAATTCACCATATAACTTGCTTGGATATCCATGGTGGCATCCAACGGAGGACCGTTGAAACTGATAGTACTTCCATCTTTGATGGTAAAGTCCTTGCGTATTACCTCTTGCAGGCTGAATTTATAAACTCCCTGACTGATACGATAATTACCGAACATCTTCACATCGTCAGCCTTGTTATAAAATTCCGTGCGGATATTTCCGGATCCTCGTCCACTGATGTAATCACCGGCGATGGGATCCATCACTATCTTCATGCTTGCATCCGGTGTCGCTTCTACAAGCAGGTTCAGGCGGATATCCGTGTCACTTTCTTCCTCCTGCTGTATCTCCTGTTGCGCCAGTTCATAGTCGGAAATCAGATTGATAGAATCCAGCACAGCCCGGCGCGGTGTCTTGTCCACGAATTTGATGAATTGGTTGCTGGCGGCTGAAGATACATTATCCTTTATATATACGAAGTTGGTATTCCGGTTGGTCGTCATGGCTACATCGATATTGACTCCATCCCTTGCGTTACCTGCTATCAGGGCATTCCCCGTTCCGTATACCGTTCCATAAAAAGGAAAATCCAGTGACTCCTTCGTATTCATTACCAGCATGTTGTTCACTCCAAACTGGAAATGGTATTCCAGGTTCTTGAAGTGCTCATAATGCAGATAACCGTCTACATGTCCTTGATTGCCTTGTGTATCGAATATCCGGTTATCTTGGAAAGTCAGCCCATTCGGTTCTATACGAATACTGTCTTTTATAAAGAAAGTGGTATTCAGTACGTCTACCTTCATGGAAGCATTGCCAAGTACGCGCCCTTCCATGGTGAGCCCTTTGAATTTGCCATAGAAATGTACGTGACCGCTGGCACGTCCGTTAAATTCAGGTGTGATACTGCTCATGTAGTGTTCTATGAACTTTAGATTGGTGTTGTCAGCTTCAATCTGTAAGTCAAGCGCACTTTTAGGTTTTATGGGATATATGTAGCCATATACATGACTTTTGGCTGTATCTTTTTCATGGATATGGGCATCGAGATAGATGCCTTCTACTTCATGATGCCATTCTCCGTGAATGTTGGCATCGCCCAATAAACCGTCATTTAGTCCAAGGCCCCGGATGAAAAGGTCAGTATACATAACAGGCTTCTCCAATACTCCGCTGGCATAGGCAGGACCAGTAGCTTCTCCTTTAAAATTCACTCCAAGGTCGGCAATATCAAATACGTAGCCTATATTGATATCTTTTAAATCCAGGCGTACCGTATCCTGAGGTTGTTTTGAGATAGTTCCGTTGATGCGCAGGTATCGGTCTTTATGGCTGAAATAAAAATCGTCTATATAT encodes the following:
- a CDS encoding Ppx/GppA family phosphatase; the encoded protein is MPTTHTCYAAIDIGSNAVRLLIKKVKEDETVLNKRLSKVLLLRVPLRLGFDVFSLGEVSETKAVKLRRLMKAFRQLMKIYDVTDYRACATSAMRDARNGKSIIKKILKDTGISIEVIDGQEEARMIYNNHIECMADRTGNYIYVDVGGGSTEINLLVDGELQHSLSYNIGTVRMLSGAVREEVWGQMHDDLERLTEGLGEVNIIGSGGNINKLYRLAEKKDKKKLRLPVTSLQTLYDKLVPLTPEQRMDTFSLKADRADVIVPAAEIFLTIAKVVHSEYIHVPVIGLADGIIDSLYENKEGEN